ACGAAGATCCTTGGCCCGACGCCATCGTCGTGGACACGGCCGGATCCATCGACGACACGATGCGGCGGGTCCGGCAGATCGTCGGCCCCCCAGTCGGGACTTTCGACCATTCCCCGGGCCCGCCCGCCCGAGCAGGATCCAGGTCACAGGGCCGATGAAGGAGCCGAGGATGCGAGTCCGCGACGTGATGTCTCATCCGGTGATCACCGTGGCCCCGACGACCGAGGCGGCGATCGCGGCCAGAGTGCTGTACTCCCATGGCTTCACGGCCTTGCCGGTGGTCGACGACGGCCGGCTGGTCGGCATCGTCACCGAAGCCGATCTGATCACGGCCCCGCCCGAGGACGGGGCCCACCGGTGGCGTCGCGGCTCGGCCACCGGCCCGCTGCGAGTGGGCGAGGTGATGACCAGCCCGGTCGAGTCGCTGACCCCGGGGGCGGAGGCGGTCGACGCCGCCCGGATCATGGTCGACGAGCGGATCCGGTGCCTGCCGATCGTCGACGGCCGCCACGTGGTCGGCATTCTCACCCGCCGGGATCTGCTGGAGGCCGGGGTCGTCGACACCCGCCCGAGCGAACGCGAGCCCAATTACTGACCGTCGAGGTGCTTGGGGGTAGGACAATGTCGCCATTCGAACCGCCGCCCGAACCGGGTCGGTCCACCGAGATCCGCCGGGTGCGGCGCAGCCGTCGCGACCGGGTCCTCGGTGGAGTCTGCGGCGGGCTGGGTCGTTACCTGAACGTCGACCCGGTCCTGCTGCGCATCGCCGCCGTGGCCTTGGCCCTGTCCGGCGGGGTGGGTGTGCTGGCCTACCTGATTGCCTGGATCGTGATTCCGGAACAGACCGGTCCGGACGAGCAGCCGCTGCCGCCGCGGGCGGACCGGAACCAGATCGCCTTGGTCGTCGGGACCGTTCTGGTCGGCATCGGGGTGCTGCTGCTGGCGCAGCGGATCCTGCCGTGGCTGGGCGCGCCCATCCTGTGGCCGGTCGTGGTGGTGGGCATCGGTGTGGT
This genomic window from Nakamurella multipartita DSM 44233 contains:
- a CDS encoding PspC domain-containing protein, translated to MSPFEPPPEPGRSTEIRRVRRSRRDRVLGGVCGGLGRYLNVDPVLLRIAAVALALSGGVGVLAYLIAWIVIPEQTGPDEQPLPPRADRNQIALVVGTVLVGIGVLLLAQRILPWLGAPILWPVVVVGIGVVVLLSARR
- a CDS encoding CBS domain-containing protein encodes the protein MRVRDVMSHPVITVAPTTEAAIAARVLYSHGFTALPVVDDGRLVGIVTEADLITAPPEDGAHRWRRGSATGPLRVGEVMTSPVESLTPGAEAVDAARIMVDERIRCLPIVDGRHVVGILTRRDLLEAGVVDTRPSEREPNY